In a genomic window of Leisingera caerulea DSM 24564:
- a CDS encoding DMT family transporter — protein sequence MPVHYFYLIIAVAAETIGTTALQASQQFSRLGPSLIVLVAYAFSFYMMGLTLKFMPVGVVYAIWSGLGILLIAVIAFFVFGQKLDLPAVIGMVLIMSGIVIIHLFSKSSGH from the coding sequence ATGCCGGTACATTATTTCTACCTGATCATTGCGGTAGCAGCAGAGACCATCGGCACCACAGCGCTGCAGGCCAGCCAGCAGTTTTCCCGGCTTGGGCCGTCGCTGATCGTGCTGGTGGCCTATGCCTTCTCCTTCTACATGATGGGGCTGACGCTCAAATTCATGCCGGTGGGGGTTGTCTATGCCATCTGGTCCGGTCTCGGCATCCTGCTGATTGCGGTGATTGCGTTTTTTGTCTTCGGGCAAAAGCTGGACCTGCCCGCGGTCATCGGAATGGTGCTGATCATGTCCGGGATCGTCATCATCCATCTGTTTTCCAAGTCCTCCGGCCACTGA
- a CDS encoding HD domain-containing protein translates to MSDRLHAQFAFLLEADKLRRVERQNLILDCSRRENSAEHSWHLALYALVLAPFAEPEVNIFRAIRMLLLHDLVEIDAGDHPITDEVDWDAVARSEQAAADRLFGMLPAEQGAEFLTLWQEFEAAQTADARFAKRVDHCQPVFQTLYGAEPLDWHVDVVRQNLYGGRAAALEHDLPEAFHHALALLGEDTGYDCSRLTERLQFLNEADKLKLIIRASKLGDGSRHENSAEHSWHIMLYAWVLSEHSANAADVDRVLQMLLLHDLVEIDAGDAPIHGVVDPAALAALAAEEQAAADRLFGLLPLDQGGPMRAIWEEFEAAESADAVYAKSIDRVQPVLLNLLNGGGSWVDYDVTLPQLEARVGTKVSRGTPGVWNHVRSQIEPWFRQAGRL, encoded by the coding sequence ATGAGCGACCGGCTGCACGCGCAATTTGCCTTCCTGCTGGAAGCTGACAAGCTGCGCCGGGTCGAGCGCCAGAACCTGATCCTGGACTGCAGCCGCCGCGAAAACTCAGCCGAGCACAGCTGGCATCTGGCGCTTTATGCGCTGGTGCTGGCCCCCTTCGCAGAGCCGGAGGTGAACATTTTCCGCGCCATCCGGATGCTTCTGCTGCATGATCTGGTGGAAATCGACGCGGGCGACCACCCGATCACCGATGAGGTGGACTGGGACGCCGTCGCCCGGTCGGAACAGGCCGCGGCGGACCGGCTGTTCGGAATGCTGCCGGCGGAACAGGGCGCAGAATTCCTGACGCTGTGGCAGGAGTTCGAAGCGGCGCAAACCGCGGATGCGCGGTTTGCCAAGCGGGTCGATCACTGCCAGCCGGTGTTTCAGACGCTTTACGGTGCTGAGCCTCTGGACTGGCATGTCGATGTGGTGCGCCAGAACCTTTACGGCGGCCGCGCCGCCGCGCTGGAGCACGACCTGCCGGAAGCCTTCCATCATGCGCTGGCCCTGCTGGGCGAAGACACCGGATATGACTGCAGCCGCCTGACGGAACGCCTGCAGTTCCTGAATGAGGCCGACAAGCTGAAGCTGATAATCCGCGCGTCCAAGCTGGGCGACGGCTCGCGGCATGAAAACTCGGCAGAACACAGCTGGCACATCATGCTTTACGCGTGGGTACTGTCAGAACACAGCGCCAATGCGGCCGATGTGGACCGGGTACTGCAAATGCTGCTGCTGCACGATCTGGTGGAAATCGACGCAGGCGATGCACCGATCCACGGTGTGGTGGATCCCGCCGCGCTCGCGGCGCTGGCAGCCGAGGAGCAAGCCGCAGCTGACCGTCTGTTTGGTCTGCTGCCCTTAGATCAGGGCGGGCCGATGCGCGCCATCTGGGAGGAGTTCGAGGCCGCCGAAAGCGCCGATGCTGTCTATGCCAAGTCCATCGACCGGGTGCAGCCGGTGCTGCTCAACCTGCTGAACGGCGGCGGCAGCTGGGTCGATTACGACGTGACCCTGCCGCAGCTTGAGGCCCGTGTCGGCACAAAGGTCAGCCGCGGCACGCCCGGGGTCTGGAACCACGTGCGGTCACAGATTGAACCTTGGTTCCGGCAGGCCGGGCGCCTGTAA
- a CDS encoding alpha/beta hydrolase, whose product MPEVIFPGPEGRLEGRYHPQKEKDAPIAIVLHPHPQFGGTMNNKVVYNLHYAFYNMGFTVLRFNFRGVGRSQGEYDQGVGELSDAASALDYLQSMNSNSKHCWVAGFSFGAWIGMQLLMRRPEITGFISVAPPANMYDFSFLAPCPSSGLIINGTADRVAPPADTANLVSKLHEQKGITITHTEIEGADHFFQDPYMDTMIGNVTDYVKRRLTETSR is encoded by the coding sequence ATGCCCGAGGTCATCTTTCCCGGACCCGAAGGCCGCCTCGAAGGCCGCTATCACCCGCAAAAAGAAAAAGACGCCCCGATCGCCATCGTGCTGCACCCGCATCCGCAGTTCGGCGGCACCATGAACAATAAGGTGGTCTACAACCTCCACTATGCGTTCTACAACATGGGCTTCACCGTACTGCGGTTCAACTTCCGCGGCGTCGGCCGCAGCCAGGGCGAATACGACCAGGGCGTGGGCGAGCTGTCCGATGCCGCCTCGGCGCTGGATTACCTGCAGTCGATGAACTCCAACTCCAAGCATTGCTGGGTTGCGGGCTTCTCCTTTGGCGCCTGGATCGGCATGCAGCTCCTGATGCGCCGCCCGGAGATCACCGGATTCATCTCGGTCGCGCCGCCCGCCAACATGTACGACTTCTCGTTCCTGGCGCCCTGCCCGTCCTCCGGCCTGATCATCAACGGCACCGCCGACCGCGTGGCCCCGCCCGCCGATACCGCCAACCTGGTCAGCAAGCTGCACGAGCAGAAGGGCATCACCATCACCCACACCGAGATCGAGGGCGCGGACCACTTCTTCCAGGATCCGTATATGGACACGATGATCGGCAACGTGACCGATTACGTTAAGCGCCGCCTGACGGAGACCTCCCGCTGA
- the iscR gene encoding Fe-S cluster assembly transcriptional regulator IscR: protein MKLSTKGRYAMVALADIALQTQSDLVPLGDISKRQDISLPYLEQLFVKLRRAGLVESVRGPGGGYRLAKPASEIRVVDVLSAVDETVDAMHKGAGASGALSGSRAQSLTNRLWEGLSAHVYVFLHQTRLSDVIKNDLAPCPAVPSLFAVVDD from the coding sequence ATGAAGCTTTCCACCAAGGGGCGCTATGCCATGGTCGCGCTGGCCGACATTGCGCTGCAGACGCAGAGCGATCTGGTGCCATTGGGCGATATCTCCAAGCGTCAGGATATCTCCTTGCCGTATCTTGAGCAGTTATTTGTCAAATTGCGCCGCGCCGGGCTGGTTGAATCCGTGCGCGGCCCCGGCGGCGGCTACCGGCTGGCCAAGCCGGCCTCGGAAATCCGGGTTGTCGATGTGCTGTCCGCCGTAGATGAAACAGTGGATGCCATGCACAAAGGGGCAGGCGCCTCCGGGGCGCTGTCCGGCAGCCGGGCGCAGTCGCTGACCAACCGCCTGTGGGAGGGCCTCAGCGCGCATGTTTATGTGTTCCTGCACCAGACCCGCCTGTCGGATGTGATCAAGAATGATCTGGCGCCGTGCCCGGCGGTGCCAAGCCTGTTCGCGGTTGTCGATGACTGA
- a CDS encoding class II glutamine amidotransferase encodes MCRWAAYSGTDVFLEDIISIPAHSLIAQSQKAAECKTATNGDGFGIAWYGQRPEPGLYRDVYPAWSDCNLRALVRQVKSGLFLAHVRASTGSATSRNNCHPFTAGRWSFMHNGQVGGFEKFRRHADMCIPDELYEHRKGATDSEVLFLLALQQGLDGDPKAALERAVARMEALSRARGSTPHMRLSVAMSDGQRLYAARYSSDSIAPSVYYRWSSSMNGWAVVSEPLEQTGEAWNELKPGAFLTLTGEGAEILPFQPFLE; translated from the coding sequence ATGTGCCGCTGGGCTGCCTATTCGGGTACCGATGTGTTCCTGGAAGACATCATTTCGATACCCGCGCATTCTCTGATTGCCCAAAGCCAGAAAGCGGCAGAGTGCAAGACGGCAACCAATGGCGACGGGTTCGGCATCGCCTGGTACGGCCAGCGCCCGGAGCCGGGCCTGTACCGCGACGTGTATCCGGCCTGGTCGGACTGCAATCTCCGGGCGCTGGTGCGGCAGGTGAAATCGGGTCTGTTTCTGGCGCATGTGCGGGCCTCGACGGGGTCCGCAACCAGCCGTAACAACTGCCACCCGTTCACCGCAGGCCGGTGGAGTTTCATGCATAACGGACAGGTCGGCGGCTTTGAGAAGTTCCGCCGCCACGCCGACATGTGCATACCGGATGAGCTGTATGAGCACCGCAAAGGGGCGACCGACAGCGAGGTGCTGTTTCTTCTCGCCTTGCAGCAAGGCCTGGATGGAGATCCGAAGGCGGCGCTGGAGCGGGCGGTTGCGCGGATGGAGGCCTTGTCCCGCGCGAGAGGAAGCACGCCGCACATGCGCCTGTCCGTGGCGATGTCGGACGGGCAGAGGCTCTATGCGGCGCGCTATTCCTCAGACAGCATTGCGCCCTCGGTCTATTACCGCTGGAGCAGCAGCATGAACGGCTGGGCCGTGGTGTCGGAGCCGCTGGAGCAGACCGGGGAAGCCTGGAACGAGCTGAAGCCGGGCGCCTTTCTGACGCTGACCGGCGAGGGGGCGGAAATACTGCCTTTTCAGCCGTTTCTGGAGTGA